The Mesomycoplasma ovipneumoniae ATCC 29419 genome segment GAGCGGTTAACGTTGAGTTCTCTTTGAAGTTTTGTAGTTAATAAGTCTGCCACAAAAAGTTGGGATATTTTTGCACCTATTGAAAAAAGACTATTATTTTGCTCTAAATTATCAACATAAACAACTTCTGAATATTGAGTCGGCTCGAGTGAAATATTAGAAGTAATAAAAATAGTATAAATTTGTTGTTGCTTTAATAGTTTAGCAATCGCAAGTGCACTTTTTGAAGTCATAGAAGTTGAAAAAATAAATAAACAAGTATTCATAGGTGAATCAACTCAGGCAGCAATATCAGTGATTGAATTTGCCCTAAAAGCATTTAAGTGTAAATTTCTTAAATTATGTGTAAATTCAGTTGCGGCAATTAAGGATGCGCCAGCACCAAAAACAATAATTTTATCCATTTTTAACATCAAATTAGCAATTCGATTGATTTGATTAACATCTAAAATTGCCAAAGTTTTTTCAATACTGTGAGCATAAAGAAGATTTATGTTCTCAATTTCATCATTTTCATTGTATAAATTGTTATCTTTATCAATTTTTAGTCATTCAATTACGAATTTTTTTAGTTCTTTAAAATTGTTAAAACCAAGCTTTTTAGTTAATTGAGTAATTGTTCCGACGCTAATAAATAAAATTGCAGCAAGTTCATTAATTGTCAGTTCCACAAATTTTTGTGGTTTTGTTTCTATGAAACGAATTATTAGTTTTTCAATATGCGTTAATTTAAAATTTTTCGAAATAGTAAGTACACTCATAATAATTTAATTATACTAAAAAAATAAAAAAAATTATATAAATTTTATAAATTTTTATACTATTAAAAAAATTTATAAAATCAAGGGGTAAAACTCCGAAAAAATTATTTTCAAACACAATTATAAAGTAAATTTAGCACATTTTTTTATATTTCATTAAGGTTTGTCTCACATTTTATGATTCAACCTTAATTTTTATAAATTTAATATTAGCAAGGCATTTTTCACCGAAATTTTCTAAGCTAAATTTACTTTTGATATGATCTTCAGCCTAAATTCGCAAAACTTTTACTCTTTTGGTGTTCCTTTTCCTTTCTTTTTATAGGCAATTGATTTTATTCCTAAAAATTCGTAGTGTTTTTGAAACACATACGTGGATACAAAATTTCCCTCATTTTTGTAAATCTTATATAGGGCGTCGCGTCCTTTTGCTTTTCCATTTAAAATGAAATTTTTACGAATTCACTCAAGTAGTTTTTCATCATAAACTATTTCCTTTGGTGGTTTTTTCACCCTTATTTTTTCATAAATCGAAGAGCGATTAACATTTAAAATACTAGAAATTCTAGTGCTATTTTCGATTTTATCTTTATAATTTTCTTGTTGTTGTTTTCGTTTTTTAAGCTCCTCAACAACAATTGCGTGCTTAATCCCTGAACTTCTAAGAACATTTTCCACTATTTCTTGATAAATTACACGATCATTTTCAGAAAGATCGTTAATAGTATATTTCTTTTTTGGTTTGCGTGGAGATTTATTTTTCCCACCAGCATTTATTGGACTTTTCATACCATTATTATAATACTTTTTTTGCCAATTTGCTATCAAATTATTACCATATATATGCAAATTTCGTTCTTTATGGAGATTTTTACTTTTTGATTTATTTTATAAATTTGTCTAAATTCTTCAGCAAAATGCAAAATTGCGTTTTTTAGACCTTTAGATTCGGCAATTTTGATGTATTTAAATTTGCTTCCAATTGTGAATTTGTATTGTTTCATTTTTACACACCTTTTTTGAATGTGCCTGAAATTAATATACTAACTTAAACTTACAAACTTACTTTTTTTTTTTTTTTTATTGTACAATTTATTATTAGAATAAAACAAAATAATACTGACGTTGCATTTTTACACTTATAGATTTAAGCTATAAATTAGTAAAAAAAATGAACAATTTCATAATTTGGAGGACTTAACTAAATAATGAAAACATTTAAAATAAACGAGCGATTATATCTTAAACCTACAGACTCATATAAAGTTGCTTATGAACAATGGTATGCATTCGAAAAAAAAGTTATCGTATTAAAACCTTACAACCTTACTTATCAACAATTACAAAGTACACCTATTAGAATAGTATTTTGCAGCATTTATTTTGATGCACTTATTGCCGAAGTTAGAATTACCCGCCAAACCCAAATTATCGAACTTTTTAAAATACTTCAACGCTTAAATTTTTCTGGAAATTTAATTACTAATATTTTAAACGCAATACTAAAGAATTGAGAAGATCAATTTAAAAATAAAGACCTAGAACTTGTAACTTTCGCAGATACACCAGCTGAATTTTACAAATCAGTATTTAATGACAAACACGAACCTTTTCCAAAAGGTAGTATTGTTTTCTAATTCTAACGAGTTGGGAGTGTTCATAATTTTGTGTTTTAAATTTTATGGATTTTTTATGATAAAATCTAATTTAATTTTGCATTATTTAATCGATTAGGGAAAATAATTCCTAAATGTTTTTTAATATCTGCCAATTTCTTAGCTGCATTTGTCATTTTTTAGATGCGTTTTGGAGTGTTAAATAAGTTATTTTTGAAAGGTAATTCACACTTTGAATTCCGGATTTTATTTTTGTATTTTTGCTAATTAATTTATTCACTGATTTAATTGAATTTATCGTATAAATTGCTTGCCTTAATTCATATGGACATTTAAAAATGTCGTTAATTCAACGAAATTTCCATACCAAGATTTGATAATTAAAGGATGTTTTTAGCCTCATTTTTTCGCAAATTAATCAAGATTTTGCATTGCAGATTCTTGATAAATCTTTTTCATTTCATAGGCAAACTGTTTTTTGACCTTGTTAGAAATTTTTAAAAGCGAGTTTCTAATTTGGCGAACAACACATTTTTAAACATCTGTTTTCGGGAAAAGTGCTTCAATTGCTTGACTAATTCCGCCTAGATTATCACAAGAAATTACTAGAACATCTTGTAGCCCGCGATTTTTTAGTTCACTAAAAACATCAACTCAATTAATTGCTGATTCGCTATTTTTAATCCAAAATCCCAGTACTTTTTTAATGTCCTGCCAATCAATTGCAAGAATAAGATAAAGTGATTTTTTGACAAAAACACCGTTTTCTTTAACATTAAAAAACATCTCATCAATGTGCAAAATTGGATAGGAATTGTCAATTTTTTGCGATTTTCACTTTTCAATTTCAGGTAATAATTTGCCAGCAACTGAAGAAATTCAGTCGTTATCTTTTTCCTTTTTATAGATATTTTTTATTGTATTAACAATATTTTCATATGACATCCCTGATGCAAAAAGCGAAAACACTTGCTCTTCGATATTTCCTAAACTTTTTTCGTATTTACCGATTAATTTGTTCTTAAAAGTGCGATTTCGATCTCTTGGTATTTTTAGGTGCATATTATTACTATTATAATTCACAGTTTTGCTCGAAAACCCATTTCGCTTGTTTGGTCTATGCACACCTTTTTTACTTCGGTCCCTTTTTTCATAGCCTAAATGTTGGCTTAATTCCACATTTAGAAGCGTCTCAACAAAAGTTTTAAACATATGCGAAATTTCGTTGTCAAAATCTTCTTTTTTTAATTTTTTATAATCAGCGTGTTTGTTAGCTATTTTTTTAGCTTCTAACTCAACTGGGGATAATGTTTTTTGCTCTTTTTTCATATTTTTGTCCTTTAGATAAATTTTATCAAAAAAGATTTACATTAGAACACAAAATACTTAATATTATCGAAATTGATGGGCAAAAAGCTTGTTTTTTGCTGCTAAGGTAAAAATTTTTTTATTTTTGTACATTGTCATTTTTAAAATTTTAGACAAAAATCGAATTTTTCAGCTAAATTTTGGTCTAAATTATGCAAAACTAACAAGAGGGTAACATCTTGCTCAAGTAGTCAATTTATAAGATTATTAATATTTGATTTGTCAAGATTTGAAAAACCTTCATCGATAATTAATATTTTTTTTGTTTCAAAAACATGACTTGCAAAATTAATTAACTGTTTTTGTCCAACTGATAGATCTGTTTTTTCTTGGTAATTAATTAAGTTTTTGTTTTTTAGGTCATTTAAATTAATTAAATTAATTAATTCATTGATTTTTTCAAGATCAGTTTTTGAATAAAAACTGATATTTTCAGCTAAATTACCTTCAATTAAGGCCGGATTATTATCAATAAAACTTATATTTTGAATAATATTTTTATCAGAAATTGTTTCTAAATTAGTTGAATTGAAAAAAATCTCACCTTTATAATCGCGCTCAATACCCATTAAAATCTTTAAAAACGTCGATTTTCCAGAGCCATTATCACCTTGAAGCAAATATTTTTTACCACCTATAATTTCAAAATTAATATTTTCTAGCACTTTTTTATTTTCATAGTCAAAATTCAAGTTTTTGACGCTAATTTTATGAATTTTTTCTGTAAAATCTTCAAAATTCAAGTTTGTTATAGGCTTATTTTCATTTAATTTAGAATCTTTAAATTGCCTTTTTAATGACAAATATTGAACAACCAGAACAATAAAAGTGTTAAAATCACTGATAAATAACTGATTGGCACTATTGATAGTTACCAAAGCAATAATTGTTGATGCTGGATTTTCATAATAAATTCCTAAAAAAATGATTGCTAAATCCGTTAAAATTAAAAATAATTTGCGAATTGTTAAATTTATATTTGCATTAAATTGATCCCAGAATGTATATTTTCTTTGCATAAAACTTGCGTTTTTTGATGTTGGTTTTAGGATTTTTTTTAGTAAATGAATTTTACCGAAAAATAAAAATGCCTCAAATTTATTTAATTTTTCGCTAAATTCGCTGTTTAAATTTTCAAGCGAGTCTAGTTGTTGTCTAATTTTTTCACTAAAAAATTTTCTAAAAAAAACGGGAAAACTAATTCAAAGCAATGTCAAACCAAAAACTATTGCACCAATTATTGGATTTATATAAAAAATAGTTGCCAAAATTGCAATAATTGGAAAAATTAAAGAAATAATATAAAATAAAAATGCAAAAAGTGACTCACCCTTTGTGAAAGCCTCATTAAAAAACAATGAAAAATAGTTTCCAGGCGTATTTTTAACATATTCTTTATATGATAAATTGTTAAATATACTCAATTTTTCTTTAATTAATTTTACCGCACTTAATTGTCCAAAAATTCTTGTAAAAAGTGAATTATAAATAACAGATAAAAGGGAGCTAATTATAATTGCAAACATATCTAAGCCTAACCAAATTCACATTTGAACTTGGTTATTATCTAATAAAGCCTGGTATAAAAATCTTTTTGTAACTACCGAAAGACCAGTAAGACAAAATATAAAAAGTGAATAAAAAATATTAAAAATATGCAATTTAACTATTTTTTTCATGATTACTTTTCTCCAGGTTAATTATTTCATCAAAGCCTAATTTTTGCAAATCACTTATATGATGGCTGACAAAAATAATAGTGAATTCGGGATTTTTTAACAATTGACCTAATAAAATATTTGAATAATCCTTCTGAATATTGTCAAAAGCTTCATCAATTAATCAAAATTTAATAGGAGAATATTGGAGCCGTGCAAAAACAATTTTTTGTTTTTGACCTTCTGAAAGATTATTAGAACTAATTTGGGCTTCAAGGTCAAAGTCAATTTCTAGTGATGTCAGAATTGAATTTAACTTTTGATAATCTGGATTTTCTGCAAATAAAGTAATGTTGTTTTTGAGACTTGTGTTAAAAATCAAATTTTGGTTATCAATAAGTCCGATTTGGTCTCTTAGATATTTTTGGTGCAATTCTTTCTGCTCATAGTTATTATTTATTAAGATTTTACCTTCGTATGTGTCATAAACTCCGGAAATTATTTTAATTAGGGTAGATTTTCCAGCACCATTTGGTGCTGAAATCAAGTATTTTTTATTTTTTTCGAAAACAAAATTGAAATTATCAATGATAGTTTTATCTTCAAATTTAAAACTAACATTTTGAAATTCAATACTATCAATAGGTTCTTCAATCATTATTTTTTGTTCTGGCAAATTATTATCTTCAACAATTTTGTCAAACAAAAATGACGATTGTTTGTATGAAAATAATGCCAGAACGATACCACCAATATCAGAATGCAATCGATTTGAATATAAAAGTAGTGATAGAAAAACGGTCAAACTATAAAAATTATAAAATGTTAAAACTGATATTTCCATTATAATAAATGCTACTGAAATACTAAATAAAACATTTAATCAAACATTTAATTTTGTCACTTTTTTATACTCTTTTATTTGTTTTTCAGAAAAATTTTTATAACTTGTGTAAAATAATTGTTTAAATTTTTCTATTTTATTGTGAAAATAAAATGATTTAAATGAATTAAGAAGCCCTAAATTATGCTGTGAAAAAATTTCGCTATTTCTTGATAGATTCATGACTGGACCTGATGCAAACTTGTTAATTTTTTGTTGAAACAATAGCAAAACTAAACTTAAAATCATGGTTGATAAAATCAAAATTCAACTTCAATTTAATGACAAAATTATCATTAATGAGATTGCACCAAAAATTGATATAAGTGGAGTTACTATATTTAAAAAGTTACCAATTATTTCCAAAGCAAGTCTAAGATCATAATTAAACCAGGAAATCATAGAATTTCTGTTAAATTTCAAATCAAAATAGGAGCTGTTTTGAATTTTTTTAATAATAATATCGCTTAATTTATTCCTGATATCCATTTCTAAAAGACTAAAAATCCAACCTTTTAGAAATGAAAAAAGGATAAAAATTCCAAGTGGTGCTATAAGCATAACCAAGGTCAAACCTAAATTAAGGGTAGGTTTTTCTTCAGCAAAAAATTCAATAACAAATTTATAACTAAAAATGTGAACTAGAAGACCTACTTCTTTTATAAATATTATAAAAATTATTAGTATGAATTTTGCTCTTGCTAGGTTGAATAATTTGAAAATGTTCATTTTTTCTCCACAATTATTCTAATTAAGATAGTATAAATATTTAGGGCAAGTAATTAAGCGAATAGTTCTGAAATTATTATTATAGAGGTATAAATTTTTGACTTATAATTATTAATTTTTAAATTTTTTTGGGGAATATTAACTAAAAAAGCAGAAGTTTTATTAAAAAACTTGTCATTAAATAATGAAATTTTACTTAATATTTTTTCTGTTTTAGAACTTAAACATATGAAGTTTTTAGAAAATTTGTCTAACATGGCCAAAAAATGTAGTTTTGTCTGATTGTGGTAATAAAATTAAATGTAGGAATTTCATCGCATACACCCGCAATATTTTTTTCATAATTTTA includes the following:
- a CDS encoding MurR/RpiR family transcriptional regulator, coding for MSVLTISKNFKLTHIEKLIIRFIETKPQKFVELTINELAAILFISVGTITQLTKKLGFNNFKELKKFVIEWLKIDKDNNLYNENDEIENINLLYAHSIEKTLAILDVNQINRIANLMLKMDKIIVFGAGASLIAATEFTHNLRNLHLNAFRANSITDIAAWVDSPMNTCLFIFSTSMTSKSALAIAKLLKQQQIYTIFITSNISLEPTQYSEVVYVDNLEQNNSLFSIGAKISQLFVADLLTTKLQRELNVNRSDLYTEFMRVWHRKTKFD
- a CDS encoding ABC transporter ATP-binding protein, encoding MKKIVKLHIFNIFYSLFIFCLTGLSVVTKRFLYQALLDNNQVQMWIWLGLDMFAIIISSLLSVIYNSLFTRIFGQLSAVKLIKEKLSIFNNLSYKEYVKNTPGNYFSLFFNEAFTKGESLFAFLFYIISLIFPIIAILATIFYINPIIGAIVFGLTLLWISFPVFFRKFFSEKIRQQLDSLENLNSEFSEKLNKFEAFLFFGKIHLLKKILKPTSKNASFMQRKYTFWDQFNANINLTIRKLFLILTDLAIIFLGIYYENPASTIIALVTINSANQLFISDFNTFIVLVVQYLSLKRQFKDSKLNENKPITNLNFEDFTEKIHKISVKNLNFDYENKKVLENINFEIIGGKKYLLQGDNGSGKSTFLKILMGIERDYKGEIFFNSTNLETISDKNIIQNISFIDNNPALIEGNLAENISFYSKTDLEKINELINLINLNDLKNKNLINYQEKTDLSVGQKQLINFASHVFETKKILIIDEGFSNLDKSNINNLINWLLEQDVTLLLVLHNLDQNLAEKFDFCLKF
- a CDS encoding ABC transporter ATP-binding protein; protein product: MNIFKLFNLARAKFILIIFIIFIKEVGLLVHIFSYKFVIEFFAEEKPTLNLGLTLVMLIAPLGIFILFSFLKGWIFSLLEMDIRNKLSDIIIKKIQNSSYFDLKFNRNSMISWFNYDLRLALEIIGNFLNIVTPLISIFGAISLMIILSLNWSWILILSTMILSLVLLLFQQKINKFASGPVMNLSRNSEIFSQHNLGLLNSFKSFYFHNKIEKFKQLFYTSYKNFSEKQIKEYKKVTKLNVWLNVLFSISVAFIIMEISVLTFYNFYSLTVFLSLLLYSNRLHSDIGGIVLALFSYKQSSFLFDKIVEDNNLPEQKIMIEEPIDSIEFQNVSFKFEDKTIIDNFNFVFEKNKKYLISAPNGAGKSTLIKIISGVYDTYEGKILINNNYEQKELHQKYLRDQIGLIDNQNLIFNTSLKNNITLFAENPDYQKLNSILTSLEIDFDLEAQISSNNLSEGQKQKIVFARLQYSPIKFWLIDEAFDNIQKDYSNILLGQLLKNPEFTIIFVSHHISDLQKLGFDEIINLEKSNHEKNS